One window of the Mustelus asterias unplaced genomic scaffold, sMusAst1.hap1.1 HAP1_SCAFFOLD_2517, whole genome shotgun sequence genome contains the following:
- the LOC144489761 gene encoding matrix metalloproteinase-24-like produces MMLCLFDRYWRYNEEKQTSDPGYPKPITIWKGIPEAPQGAFVSKEGTYTYFYKGKQYWKFDNQKLLVEPGYPRSIVKDWMGCNHKDVNTSKDRHRPNDDVDIMVQINDVPSTVNAIAVVIPCILSLCILVLVYTIFQFKQKGSQQNLVSCKRSVQEWV; encoded by the exons ATGATGCTGTGTTTGTTTGACAGGTACTGGAGATATAACGAAGAGAAGCAAACATCGGATCCCGGATACCCGAAACCTATCACTATATGGAAAGGAATCCCAGAGGCACCTCAGGGTGCTTTTGTGAGCAAGGAAGGAA CTTACACATATTTTTACAAAGGGAAGCAGTACTGGAAGTTTGACAACCAGAAGTTACTCGTGGAGCCAGGATACCCTCGCTCAATCGTCAAGGACTGGATGGGATGCAATCACAAAGATGTCAACACGAGCAAAGACCGTCATCGACCCAATGATGATGTGGACATCATGGTCCAGATCAACGACGTGCCCAGCACAGTAAATGCCATCGCTGTGGTCATCCCTTGTATCCTGTCGCTCTGTATCCTGGTATTGGTCTACACAATCTTCCAGTTCAAACAGAAAGGCTCACAGCAGAACCTGGTGTCCTGTAAACGCTCAGTGCAAGAGTGGGTATGA